Proteins encoded in a region of the Prunus persica cultivar Lovell chromosome G4, Prunus_persica_NCBIv2, whole genome shotgun sequence genome:
- the LOC18780588 gene encoding leucine-rich repeat receptor protein kinase MSP1 gives MAHYHLSIAHYFLIFFLASSYPHTSKLHFGDALPSSKPCIDEERRALLAFKQDLTDLSGRLSSWVGQACCQWKGISCKKITGHVEKIDLQNTYTYTLSVFDGEWDEMENSSLGGKINPSLLSLKHLSYLDLSRNDFQGIPIPTFFGQLKSLRYLNISRASFGGEIPAHLGNLSNLNYLDLSEESYYSLLELPSNNLKWLSNLSSLKYLSLEGVDLSNTGVSLVIAFNKFPSLLELHLPECHIKSLPFSLGNVNFTSLLFLDMSYNDLKFPLPEWFFYLTSLRKLDLSGNFLGGPVPSEFQSLKSLEALDLSFNDLSGQIPKIFGNFCNLKTLNLANNQFEGGIQELLGGLSSCPNSELESLDLSSNKLKSQLPASVGMLHNLKYLNLYNNDMSGSIPKSLGQLSELVHLDLSLNSWEGFLTEAHFTNLTRLKYFSLGKVLPRPTLPIPLIFNVPYEWVPPFKLHKINIGNCKVGPAFGAWLQSQTELVFVKLSTTGISDSIPEDWFMKLSSQVEYLDLYSNQIRGKLPLQLKFPNALLLDLSHNQFDGPIPLWSGDNVVRFKLETNSLSGTIPLNFDQKFPKLETFYLAENHLHGIIPPSICNMKHLYILSLRNNKLSGEFPQAWSLLPQVTIVDVAYNNLSGNLPSSMGDSGSLFMLKMNNNNFEGEIPFSLQTCTALRNIDLGNNRFTGEIPPWIGSTAFLVSTLRLRSNFLSGHIPQQLCNLGYLHILDLAHNRFSGTIPKCLNNLTGLRIFNNSFYNIYLEYDQQTTVMRGRELQLNTSLSYVKNIDLSSNRFEGEIPQEICSLVLLRNLNLSMNQFSGNIPSKIGNLSQLDTLDLSLNHLSGQIPQSLSSLTFLSNLNFSYNNLSGEIPLGNQLQALPDSSIYEGNPFLCGFPLSTKCSEDGNSTPKDPKDNDNEDGNEKFWFYVSTALGFIVGFWGVFGTLIVKKSWRYAYFRWFDYIKDKATLCVRRLVCQE, from the coding sequence ATGGCTCATTATCACCTCAGCATTGCTCATTATTtcctcatcttctttttgGCCTCCTCATATCCACACACTAGTAAACTCCATTTTGGTGATGCACTTCCAAGCTCGAAACCATGCATCGACGAGGAAAGACGTGCTCTCCTCGCCTTCAAACAAGATCTCACTGATCTTTCTGGGAGGCTTTCTTCTTGGGTTGGTCAAGCTTGCTGTCAATGGAAAGGCATTTCATGCAAAAAAATCACAGGTCATGTTGAAAAGATTGATCTCCAAAATACGTACACATACACACTTTCTGTTTTCGATGGAGAGTGGGATGAGATGGAGAACTCTTCTTTGGGTGGTAAGATAAATCCTTCTTTGCTTAGCTTGAAACATTTGAGCTATCTAGATCTAAGCAGGAATGATTTTCAAGGGATTCCCATTCCCACATTCTTTGGTCAGCTCAAAAGTTTGAGGTATCTCAATATCTCACGTGCTTCATTTGGAGGAGAGATTCCAGCTCATCTTGGTAACCTATCAAACTTGAACTATCTTGACCTAAGTGAAGAGTCTTACTACTCTTTACTTGAATTACCTTCCAACAACTTGAAATGGCTTTCCAATCTCTCTTCCCTTAAATACCTCAGTCTTGAAGGAGTGGACCTCAGCAACACTGGCGTAAGTTTGGTAATTGCTTTTAACAAGTTTCCTTCCCTACTAGAATTGCACCTACCCGAATGTCATATTAAAAGCCTTCCATTCTCACTAGGAAATGTTAACTTCACATCACTTTTGTTCCTTGACATGTCATATAATGATTTGAAGTTTCCACTTCCTGAATGGTTTTTTTATCTGACTAGCCTCAGAAAACTTGATCTAAGCGGTAATTTTTTGGGTGGTCCAGTTCCCAGTGAATTTCAAAGCCTCAAATCACTAGAAGCTCTTGATTTGTCTTTTAATGATCTTTCAGGTcaaattcccaaaatttttgGGAACTTTTGCAATCTAAAGACATTGAATCTTGCAAATAACCAATTTGAAGGGGGGATTCAAGAGCTTTTGGGTGGTTTATCAAGTTGTCCCAATAGTGAATTAGAGTCATTAGATTTGTCTTCTAATAAGCTGAAAAGCCAACTGCCTGCCTCAGTAGGGATGCTACACAACTTGAAGTATCTTAACCTCTACAATAACGATATGAGTGGGTCCATTCCTAAAAGTTTGGGGCAACTCTCCGAGCTTGTTCACCTAGATCTATCTCTTAACTCATGGGAAGGGTTTTTAACAGAAGCCCATTTCACAAATCTCACAAGATTGAAATACTTTTCATTAGGCAAAGTCCTCCCAAGACCAACTCTACCAATTCCTCTCATTTTCAATGTGCCTTATGAGTGGGTTCCTCCTTTCAAActgcacaaaattaacatTGGGAACTGTAAAGTAGGTCCTGCCTTTGGAGCATGGCTTCAATCTCAAACTGAACTTGTCTTTGTCAAACTTTCTACCACTGGAATCTCAGATTCTATACCCGaggattggttcatgaaattatCTTCCCAAGTTGAGTATTTGGATTTGTATTCCAACCAAATCCGTGGAAAGCTTCCCTTGCAATTGAAATTCCCAAATGCACTGCTTTTGGATTTGAGTCAtaaccaatttgatggaccaattcCACTTTGGTCTGGTGACAATGTGGTTCGGTTTAAGCTTGAAACTAATTCACTTTCTGGCACCATTCCATTGAATTTTGACCAAAAGTTTCCAAAATTGGAAACATTTTATCTTGCTGAAAATCATTTGCATGGCATTATTCCACCTTCCATTTGCAACATGAAACACTTGTATATCCTTTCTCTGAGAAACAACAAGCTATCAGGAGAATTTCCGCAAGCATGGAGCCTGTTGCCTCAGGTAACGATTGTAGATGTTGCATACAACAATCTCTCAGGCAATCTTCCCAGTTCAATGGGTGACTCGGGTTCTCTTTTCATGTTGAAGATGAACAACAACAATTTTGAGGGTGAAATTCCTTTTTCCTTGCAAACCTGCACTGCTTTGAGGAACATTGATCTTGGGAATAATAGATTCACTGGTGAAATACCTCCATGGATAGGATCAACTGCTTTCTTGGTGTCAACCCTAAGGCTGAGATCCAATTTTTTAAGTGGACATATCCCACAACAGTTGTGCAATCTTGGCTACCTTCACATCCTAGACCTTGCTCACAACAGATTTTCCGGGACAATCCCCAAGTGTTTGAACAATCTAACTGGTCTCAGAATCTTTAATAACagtttttataatatatatctaGAGTATGACCAACAAACGACAGTGATGAGAGGAAGAGAACTCCAATTGAACACTTCTCTATCGTATGTGAAAAACATTGATCTTTCATCAAATAGGTTTGAAGGTGAAATCCCTCAAGAAATATGCAGCCTCGTTCTATTGCGAAACTTGAACTTGTCGATGAATCAGTTCAGTGGAAACATCCCATCAAAGATCGGAAACTTGTCGCAGCTTGATACTCTTGATCTCTCACTCAACCACCTTTCAGGACAGATTCCTCAAAGTCTTTCATCCTTGACCTTCTTGTCTAACTTGAACTTTTCCTATAACAACTTGAGTGGTGAAATTCCTTTGGGAAACCAACTCCAAGCACTCCCTGATTCATCCATTTATGAGGGCAACCCATTCCTTTGTGGATTTCCTCTTTCAACCAAGTGCTCCGAAGATGGAAATTCTACTCCCAAGGATCCAAAGGACAATGACAATGAAGATGGAAATGAGAAGTTCTGGTTCTATGTAAGTACGGCACTTGGTTTTATCGTTGGCTTTTGGGGTGTTTTTGGCACATTAATTGTGAAGAAGTCATGGAGGTATGCTTATTTTCGATGGTTTGATTACATCAAAGATAAGGCAACACTATGTGTGCGTCGCTTGGTTTGCCAAGAGTGA